The DNA segment TGGAGGTTCCATGCTTCGACGTTTCCCTTCGACCCGCGCCCTGCCGCCGGCCCTGCTGTGCCTCACGGCGCTGGCGGCCTCCGCCCAGGAGACGTCCTTCAAATTCCGCGGATTCGGCACCCTGGCCGCCACGCATTCCAGCGAGAAGAACGCGGACTTCACGTCGAACTTCTCCCAGCCGAACGGCCCGGGATTCACGCGCTCCGTGGACTTCGGCGTGGATTCGCACGTGGGCCTCCAACTGGACGTGGCCCTGCCCGCCCAGTTCAGCGCGGCGGTCCAGGTGATCTCCGAGCGGCGCTACGACAAGACCTTCGAGCCCTACATCAACATGGCGCACCTCAAGTACCAGGCCCTTCCCGGGCTGGCGTTCCGCGCGGGCCGGATGCCGTTTTCCGCCTACCTCATCTCCGACTATCAGAAGGTGGGCTACTCCACGCCCTGGGTACGGCCGCCGGTGGAGGTCTACCAGTTCAATCCCCTGACCTTCTTCGACGGCGCCGACATCCTGTGGAAACAGCAGGTCGGCTCAGTGGCCCTTTCCGGCCAGTTGCTGGCGGGCACCACCGAAGCCAAGGTCCCCCTCGCGGGCGGCACCGCCACCTTCAAGGGCAAGGACGCGATGGCCGCCAACGTCACTGCCGAGGTCGGCCACGCCACTTTCCGGGCCTTCTACCTCCAGATGAAGGGCACCGTCGACAGCGCGGCTCTCGACGGCCCTGCGGGGCCCTTCGCGCTGCTGCGCGGCCTGCCGCCTGCCTACGGAGGGAATGCCGCCCTCGCGGACCAGTACCAGGTCAAGGGCGACCGCATCACCTACGCCAGCGTGGGCTTCAACTACGATCCCGGCGATTGGTTCGTGATGGGGGAGGCCGCCCGCAACGCCGGCGACGAGAACATCCTGTTCCACACCACCGCGGGCTACGTCACGGGCGGCTATCGGCTCCAGGCGTGGACCCCCTACCTCACCGTGGCCAAGAAGCGCACGGACTCCCCCACCACCAGCGCCAATCCCATCGCGAGGGCCCTGATCGTCGACAACGATCACGCCCAGAGCAGCGTGGGCGCGGGCCTCCGGTGGGACTTCGCCTCCAGCGCGGACCTCAAGCTCCAATTCGATCGCGTGAACCAGCCGGCGGGTTCCACCGGAACGTTCGTCAATCGCCAACCGGCATTCCAACCGGGCGGCAGCTACAACCTGATCACCGCCACCCTCGACTTCGTGTTCTAAAGGGAGGAGCAGATGACGATCCGATCCCTCGCCGGAATGGCCACCGCGATTCTCATCGGGGCCACCGCCCACGCCCAGGTGGTGGTCATCGTGTCCGCCAAGAACCCCATCTCCAAGCTGAGCCCCGACCAGATCGCGCCCATCTTCCTGGGGCAGGCGGTCACCTTCTACAACGGGGGGAAGGCCGAGCCCCTCGACCAGGCCGAAGGGTCCCCGCTGCGGGACGAGTTCTACCGCCAGTTGGCCGGGAAGAACGCTGCCCAGCTCAAGGCCCACTGGGCCAAGCAGACCTTCTCCGGAAAGGGCCAGCCCCCCAAGGCCCTCCTCACCAACGAGGAAGTCGTGAAGATGGTGGCCGAGAATCCCAAGTACATCGGCTACGTGAACAAGGCCGCCGTCAATGCCAGCGTGAAGGTGGTGTTCGGGCCCTGAGCCTCAGCGGAGTTCCGCGCCCCGCTCCGCCAGCAGTTCGCGGAGGACGGAGCGGTGGCAGCGGGCCTCGTCCTCGCAGTAGCAGCCCACCGCCAGATCCGTCCGGTGCGACAGCGCGGCGAGGAGATCCAGCAGCCGGGCCCGTTCCGGCTGGGCCATCTCCGCGCGGTATTTCTTCCTGAAGGCGGCCCAGTCGCGGTCGCTGGCGGCGGCCTGGGCCTCCTTCACCAGCCCCTCGCTGGGGGCCGCCTCCGGCATCCACAGGTCGTAGAAATCGCGGGCGGCGAACTCCGCCTTGGGAACGCCCCGGGGCGGGCGGCGCACCGTCCCCAGCCGGAGCCCCTCCCCCGGTTCCCTCGGACTGCCCAGGCGCACCACGCGGACGGCCACGGTTCCTCCTCGCAAGCGGTCCCTTAGGATTCCCCTCCGGTCCGGAATCCGTCCAGGGGCATGGCGTTTTTGACAATGCGTCAAGCCCGTATCCGCCCTCGGCGGAGGCGAAAGCGGGATTCGGCGTCCAACCCCACCCGCCGGTATTCTGGATGGATGCCGGCACGGCCGACCCGCTCCGCCGGAAGGAGATTCCATCCCATGTCCAATGCCATCTTCAGCCTGCCCACCCCCCACAACGAGCCCATCCTCTCCTACGCCCCCGGCTCGAAGGAACGCGCCCTCCTCAAGGCCGAACTGGAGCGCCAGTCCGCGGTGGAGCTGGACATTCCCCTGATCATCGGCGGGAAGGAAGTCCGCACGGGCCGCACCAAGGCCGCCGTCTGCCCCCACGACCACCAGCACGTCCTGGCCCGCTACCACGAGGCCGGCGAGACCGAAGTGCGCATGGCCATCGACGCCGCCATGGCCGCCAAGAAGGACTGGGAAGCCACGCCCTGGGAGGACCGCGCCGCCGTCTTCCACAAGGCCGCCAGCCTGATCTCCTCCAAGTACCGCTACATCCTGAACGCCGCGACCATGCTGGGCCAGTCGAAGAGCGCCTTCCAGGCGGAGATCGACAGCACCTGCGAAGCGGCGGACTTCTTCCGGTTCAACACGAAGTTCATGGAAGAGATCTATCGGCAGCAGCCCCAGTCCGATCCCCAGGTCTGGAACCGGATGCAGTTCCGCGCGCTGGAAGGCTTCGTGTTCGCGGTGACGCCCTTCAACTTCACCGCCATCGCCGCCAACCTGCCCACGGCCCCCGCCATGATGGGCAACACCGTGGTGTGGAAGCCGGCGTCGACTTCCGTGGTGTCCAACTACTACCTCATGCAGCTCTACAAGGAAGCGGGCCTCCCCGACGGCGTGATCAACTTCCTGCCCGGCCGCGGCTCCATGATCGGCAAGCTGGTGATCGAGGATCCCAACCTCGCGGGCCTCCACTTCACCGGCTCCACGGGCGTGTTCAACGACATGTGGAAGACCATCGGGAACAACCTGGACCGCTACCGCGCCTATCCCCGCCTGGTGGGCGAGACCGGCGGGAAGGACTACATCTTCGTCCACGCCAGCGCCGACGTCGAAGCCGCCGCCTCCGCCATCGTCCGCGCCGGATTCGAGTACCAGGGCCAGAAGTGCTCCGCCTGTTCCCGCGTCTACGCGCCCGCTTCGCTGTGGGCCGAGCTGAAGAAGCGGGTGCTGGAGCTGATGGCCGGCATCCGCATGGGTGACGTCCGCGACTTCCGCAACTTCTTCAACGCCGTCATCGACGAGCCCGCCTTCGACAGCACGATGAAGTACATCGAGCTGGCGAAGCAGGCGCCGGACGCCGAGATCCTGGTGGGCGGCAAGGGCGACAAGTCCAAGGGCTACTTCATCGAGCCCACCATCATCCTCACCACCAACCCCAAGTTCGTGAGCATGGAAGAGGAGATCTTCGCGCCCGTCGTCACCGTCTACGTCTACGACGACGCGAAGCTGGACGAGACCCTGCGCCTCCTGGACGAGACCTCGCCCTACGCCCTGACCGGCGCGATCTTCGCGACCGACCGCTACGTGATCAACCACCTGACCGAGGCCCTGGCCAACAGCGCGGGGAACTTCTACATCAACGACAAGTGCACCGGCGCCGTGGTCGGCCACCAGCCCTTCGGCGGGGCCCGCACCTCGGGCACCAACGACAAGGCCGGCAGCTTCCTCAACCTGGTGCGCTGGACCTCCCCGCGCACCATCAAGGAGAGCTTCACGCCCCCCTACGACCTGAGGTTCCCCTTCCTCGAAGCGGAATAGGCTTCCCCCGTCCCTCGGAGCCTCCGGAATCCCACAATTCCGGAGGCTCCTGGAATGCCGGGTCCAAAAGACAAGGATCACCGCCAATCCCCACAGGCGATCAAGGCCAGGGTTTTCTTTTCACCACCAAGGCACCAAGAAAAGCTCTACTTCCTGGGGATGCCTTCTTGGTGCCCTTCGCGTCTTGGTGGTGATCCTTATTTTTTGAATGAAAAGGAGTACAAGACGCCAAGAAGACAAAGACAGGGTTTTTGCAGGTCTTGGCGCTCTTGGCGGTGAAAAAAAAATTGGATGTCAGGCGCGCTCGAGCATCAGCCCTTCGGCGGAGGACATCAGCGGCAGGAAGATGCTGAACCGCGATCCCTTGCCGGGTTCGCTGGCCACTTCCAGCCGGCCGCCGCCCTCCTCCACGAGGGCCCGGAGGGAGGGCAGGCCCAGGCCCGTCCCCTTGCCCAGGGGCTTGGTGGTGAAGAAGGGATCGAAGATCCGCTCCAGGACTTCCGGCGTCATGCCGGTCCCGGAATCGGCCACGTCGATCTTCGCCACATCGCGCTCGGGAGCGGGAGCCGCCCGGATGGTGAGGCGGCCGCCGGCGGGCATGGCGTCGCGGGCGTTGGCCACCAGGTTCACCAGCATCTGCTCCAGCCGGGGACGGGAGCTGAGGACCACCAGGGCTTCCTCGGCGGGCACCTCGATGAGCAGTTCCACCGTCCGGGGGAGGATCATCCGCAGGGTCGTCTCCATGTCCCGCAGCTCCCAGGTCAGATCCGTAGGCGCGACCTCTTCCGCTTCCCGGCGCACGAACCGCATCAGCCGGCCCGTGAGATCCGCCGCCCGCTCCGCGGTCACGGTGATCCGGGAGAGGTCCGCCAGGGCCGGCGGGCGGCCGCTCTCCAGGTTGAGGACGGCCATCTCGGCGGCGCTCTTCATGACGCTGAGGAGGTTGTTCAGGTCGTGGGCCAAGCCCGCGCCCATCAGCGCCAGGGTGTTCAGGCGCTCGGTGCGGAGCAGCGCCTCCTGGGCCTCCTCCAGAGCCTCGGTCCGCTGGCGGACCCGGTCCTCCAGGGTCGCGCGGGCGGCCCGCAGGTCCCGAATGGCCTGGAGCTGCCGCAGCAGCAGGAGCGCCACGATGGCGAGGAAGATCCCGAAAGCGCCCCGCAGCAGCTCCATGGACGCCCCGGGCAGCAGGACGCCGAGAACCCCCATCGCCACCACGATGGGCAGGTAGGGGAACAGGTCTTCCACCTTGCGTTCCACGGGCCGGGGGTTCTCCACCCAGGACCAGGCCGCCAGGCCCTGGAAGAGGGGAATGCCCCCCGCCACGACGATCCAGCCCGCTGCCGCCGGCACGGGCGGAAGGCCCGCCAGGGTCCAGCAGGACAGGCTGGCGAGCCACGCCAGGGCCGAGCCCCCCAGCCACCGGAGGGGCGCGATGGTCCGCCCTGCGCGGCCCGACACCATGAAGATGAGGCCCCCGCCCAGCAGGGCGGCGTTCAGGTAGGCCGCCATCACCCGCAGGCCCATCCCCTGGACCGAGGCCCGCAGGGAGCCCTGGACGCCCATCATCCAGAGCAGGAAGAGCACAGCCCCCGCGAACAGCAGGCCATCCAGCGCGCGCCGCCGGAAGGCCTTCGCCTGCTCCGCCTCCTTGGGGAAGCTGAGGACGCCCGCGAGCCCCAGGATGCCGGTGGCGGCGCTCAGGAGGCTGACGACGGATGAGGCCGCGGGAAGGTGCCGCCCTCCACTCAGGAAGGTCACGAGGAGGTTGGGGATTTCCAGAAAGCTGGCGACCGCCAGGAGGGTCCAGGCGGGACGTTCGGCCCCCTCCGTCCGCCATGCGCGGTACGCGAGGCTGGCGGTGGCCAGGACCTCCAGCAGCATGTAGCTGAGGGGCCAGACCTGGACGCGGCGCTCGGGAGATTGGGTCAGGTGCAGCAGGGCCAACAGGATCCACGTCCCCACCAGCACGCCCCGGGCCACCCACACCGCGGACACATCCCGGGTTCCGGGGCCGAGGGCCCCGGAACGCTCCGGAAGGGAAAGGGGGGACGGGGGCCCGGGCAAAAGGGGGCCTCGCAGAAAGGGTGTTCCAGAGCTTACCCGGGAATCTCCTAAGGGAAAGCCCCCATCCGCAGGGAAAACCCCGGTCCGCTCAGATGTCGAGCGTGATCCCCTGGGCCAGCTCCACCCGGCCGCTGAAGTTGATGGCGCTGGTCTGCCGGCGCATGTAGGCCTTCCACGCGTCGGACCCGCTCTCGCGGCCGCCGCCGGTCTCCTTCTCGCCGCCGAAGGCCCCGCCGATCTCGGCGCCGCTGGTGCC comes from the Geothrix sp. 21YS21S-4 genome and includes:
- a CDS encoding DUF488 domain-containing protein, whose amino-acid sequence is MAVRVVRLGSPREPGEGLRLGTVRRPPRGVPKAEFAARDFYDLWMPEAAPSEGLVKEAQAAASDRDWAAFRKKYRAEMAQPERARLLDLLAALSHRTDLAVGCYCEDEARCHRSVLRELLAERGAELR
- the pruA gene encoding L-glutamate gamma-semialdehyde dehydrogenase, giving the protein MSNAIFSLPTPHNEPILSYAPGSKERALLKAELERQSAVELDIPLIIGGKEVRTGRTKAAVCPHDHQHVLARYHEAGETEVRMAIDAAMAAKKDWEATPWEDRAAVFHKAASLISSKYRYILNAATMLGQSKSAFQAEIDSTCEAADFFRFNTKFMEEIYRQQPQSDPQVWNRMQFRALEGFVFAVTPFNFTAIAANLPTAPAMMGNTVVWKPASTSVVSNYYLMQLYKEAGLPDGVINFLPGRGSMIGKLVIEDPNLAGLHFTGSTGVFNDMWKTIGNNLDRYRAYPRLVGETGGKDYIFVHASADVEAAASAIVRAGFEYQGQKCSACSRVYAPASLWAELKKRVLELMAGIRMGDVRDFRNFFNAVIDEPAFDSTMKYIELAKQAPDAEILVGGKGDKSKGYFIEPTIILTTNPKFVSMEEEIFAPVVTVYVYDDAKLDETLRLLDETSPYALTGAIFATDRYVINHLTEALANSAGNFYINDKCTGAVVGHQPFGGARTSGTNDKAGSFLNLVRWTSPRTIKESFTPPYDLRFPFLEAE
- a CDS encoding sensor histidine kinase, translated to MSAVWVARGVLVGTWILLALLHLTQSPERRVQVWPLSYMLLEVLATASLAYRAWRTEGAERPAWTLLAVASFLEIPNLLVTFLSGGRHLPAASSVVSLLSAATGILGLAGVLSFPKEAEQAKAFRRRALDGLLFAGAVLFLLWMMGVQGSLRASVQGMGLRVMAAYLNAALLGGGLIFMVSGRAGRTIAPLRWLGGSALAWLASLSCWTLAGLPPVPAAAGWIVVAGGIPLFQGLAAWSWVENPRPVERKVEDLFPYLPIVVAMGVLGVLLPGASMELLRGAFGIFLAIVALLLLRQLQAIRDLRAARATLEDRVRQRTEALEEAQEALLRTERLNTLALMGAGLAHDLNNLLSVMKSAAEMAVLNLESGRPPALADLSRITVTAERAADLTGRLMRFVRREAEEVAPTDLTWELRDMETTLRMILPRTVELLIEVPAEEALVVLSSRPRLEQMLVNLVANARDAMPAGGRLTIRAAPAPERDVAKIDVADSGTGMTPEVLERIFDPFFTTKPLGKGTGLGLPSLRALVEEGGGRLEVASEPGKGSRFSIFLPLMSSAEGLMLERA